A window of Trichoderma atroviride chromosome 3, complete sequence contains these coding sequences:
- a CDS encoding uncharacterized protein (BUSCO:EOG092D3S7I): protein MAVLGISLIVASVVFVILRPPQWLLLRWQSFGGIAAITDGKDKGKAADRNQRSREGADADVELKGLSKTTSIATASRTLKQRQPPPTIAPPVIVPPSIEEPESPSTPKAQAAKPSQSAVPSLSLSADSATSMMPPPPLPSPRPSNGRIPSLNQFPAPNSAQRARGPAPNRGLAAPSSSSSGLAPPPTLAAKPQKPSRQVVLTPGHSPLDWARISGPNADLRGVAASTPYLRVTPSMLKTQTGRKGKDAWMAINGKVYNVTPYARFHPGGVPELMRGAGRDGTKLFGEIHPWVNYETMLAACLVGLLVEESDGKENDMDQMD, encoded by the coding sequence ATGGCCGTGCTGGGCATCTCGCTCATTGTCGCATCggtcgtcttcgtcattcTGCGGCCGCCGCaatggctgttgctgcgatgGCAGAGCTTTGGAGGGATCGCGGCCATCACGGACGGCAAGGACAAGGGAAAAGCGGCGGATAGAAACCAACGAAGCAGAGAGGGCGCAGATGCTGATGTAGAACTAAAGGGGCTCTCGAAGACGACTTCAATAGCAACCGCCTCTAGGACCCTGaagcagcgccagcctcCTCCCACGATCGCGCCTCCCGTCATCGTCCCGCCATCCATCGAAGAACCAGAGTCTCCCTCCACGCCCAAAGCCCAGGCCGCAAAGCCATCTCAGAGCGCCGTTCCcagcctctccctctccgcCGACTCAGCGACCTCGATGATGCCCCCGCCACCTCTCCCTTCACCTCGCCCGTCCAACGGCCGCATTCCTTCCCTCAACCAGTTCCCAGCCCCCAACTCCGCCCAGCGTGCCCGCGGCCCTGCACCCAATCGCGGCCTTGCTGCaccttcgtcttcatcatccggCCTCGCTCCTCCCCCCACGCTCGCCGCCAAGCCGCAGAAACCCAGCCGCCAGGTTGTCCTCACGCCGGGCCACTCTCCGCTAGACTGGGCGAGGATATCCGGGCCCAATGCCGATTTGCGCGGCGTGGCTGCGTCGACCCCTTACCTGCGTGTGACGCCTTCGATGCTCAAGACGCAGACTGGTcgcaagggcaaggacgCTTGGATGGCTATTAATGGAAAGGTATACAATGTTACGCCATATGCGAGATTCCATCCTGGAGGTGTGCCCGAGCTCATGAGGGGCGCGGGACGAGATGGCACGAAGCTGTTTGGAGAGATCCACCCATGGGTCAACTATGAGACCATGCTGGCGGCGTGTCTTGTGGGGTTGCTGGTCGAAGAGTCGGATGGTAAGGAGAATGATATGGATCAAATGGATTAG